In a genomic window of Shouchella clausii:
- the nrdR gene encoding transcriptional regulator NrdR: MRCPKCQHNGTRVLDSRPSDESRSIKRRRECEKCLQRFTTYETVEERPLLIIKKDGMREEFSSDKMLRGLVRACEKRPVPLETLEEMVLDVERTLRNEGKQEVRSQDVGELVMERLAKIDDVAYVRFASVYRQFKDINVFIKELTELMNKN; encoded by the coding sequence ATGCGCTGTCCCAAATGTCAGCATAACGGAACAAGAGTGCTCGATTCCAGGCCAAGTGATGAAAGCCGCTCAATCAAACGGAGGCGGGAGTGCGAAAAATGTTTGCAACGTTTTACCACCTATGAGACAGTGGAAGAACGGCCTCTTCTCATCATTAAAAAAGACGGTATGCGTGAGGAATTTAGCAGCGATAAAATGCTGCGCGGTCTTGTGCGTGCCTGTGAGAAACGTCCCGTTCCCCTTGAAACGCTTGAAGAAATGGTATTGGACGTAGAGCGCACGCTTCGCAATGAAGGGAAACAAGAAGTGCGAAGCCAGGATGTGGGCGAACTCGTCATGGAACGGCTAGCGAAAATTGACGATGTGGCTTACGTTCGTTTTGCTTCTGTTTACAGACAGTTTAAAGACATCAATGTATTTATAAAAGAATTGACTGAGTTAATGAATAAAAATTAA
- the mdh gene encoding malate dehydrogenase, translating into MAIKRRKISVIGGGFTGATTALMVAQKELGDVVLLDIPNMEGPTKGKALDMLESTPVQGVDSTITGTSSYEDTKDSDVVVITAGIARKPGMSRDDLVATNAKIMKSVTQEVVKYSPNSYIIVLTNPADAMTYTVYKESGFPKNRVIGQSGVLDTARFRTFVAQELNVSVEDVTGFVLGGHGDDMVPLIRYSAAGGVPLTKLIAPERIEEIVERTRKGGGEIVSLLGNGSAYYAPAASLTQMVEAILKDKKRIIPTIAYLEGEYGQHDLYLGVPTILGGDGIEKVIELDLTEEEKAQLDKSVQSVRNVMAALPAE; encoded by the coding sequence ATGGCAATTAAACGAAGAAAAATTTCTGTAATCGGCGGTGGCTTTACAGGGGCTACCACTGCGCTTATGGTCGCCCAAAAAGAGCTAGGGGATGTTGTTTTATTGGATATTCCAAACATGGAAGGTCCTACGAAAGGAAAGGCCCTTGATATGCTTGAATCGACACCTGTCCAAGGCGTCGATTCAACGATCACGGGTACCTCTAGCTACGAAGATACGAAAGATTCGGATGTCGTTGTCATTACGGCTGGCATTGCGCGCAAACCAGGAATGAGCCGTGATGATCTTGTAGCCACAAATGCAAAAATCATGAAGTCTGTTACACAAGAAGTTGTTAAGTATTCGCCTAACAGCTATATTATCGTTTTGACCAACCCGGCTGACGCGATGACTTATACGGTTTATAAAGAATCTGGCTTTCCGAAAAACCGTGTCATCGGCCAGTCTGGCGTTCTTGACACAGCACGTTTCCGCACGTTTGTGGCCCAAGAACTAAATGTCTCCGTAGAGGACGTCACTGGTTTTGTTTTAGGCGGCCATGGAGATGATATGGTGCCGCTTATCCGCTATTCAGCAGCGGGCGGTGTGCCGTTAACAAAACTGATCGCTCCAGAACGGATTGAAGAAATTGTTGAACGCACCCGCAAAGGTGGCGGCGAAATCGTCAGCTTGTTAGGAAATGGCAGCGCCTACTACGCGCCAGCTGCTTCGCTTACACAAATGGTGGAAGCGATCTTAAAAGACAAAAAACGCATTATCCCAACAATTGCCTACCTCGAAGGCGAATATGGCCAACATGACCTGTACTTGGGCGTACCGACCATTCTTGGCGGTGACGGCATTGAGAAAGTCATAGAGCTCGACTTGACAGAGGAAGAAAAGGCACAACTAGACAAATCGGTGCAATCCGTTCGCAATGTAATGGCGGCATTGCCAGCGGAGTAA
- a CDS encoding Lrp/AsnC family transcriptional regulator, producing the protein MDKMDRDILKLLQENARMTISELSKELSLSRPSMSERLLRLQEKGIIENFTTRVSLKKIGKDILLLIQVSGLKVPVAEFEEMVRQEHDIIECHRVTGEVSYFIKAAVSDVGSMRKLIDRLIPYGTINTSTVLNSPVPYRIILPDEEGYE; encoded by the coding sequence ATGGATAAAATGGATCGCGATATTCTGAAGCTGTTGCAGGAGAATGCGCGAATGACAATCAGTGAATTATCAAAAGAATTGTCGCTAAGCCGCCCTAGCATGTCGGAAAGGCTGCTGCGGCTTCAAGAGAAAGGCATTATTGAAAATTTCACGACACGCGTCTCACTGAAAAAAATTGGCAAAGATATACTATTGCTGATCCAAGTCAGTGGTTTAAAAGTGCCTGTTGCGGAATTTGAAGAAATGGTGCGACAGGAGCATGACATTATTGAATGCCACCGGGTAACAGGGGAAGTGAGCTACTTTATTAAAGCGGCTGTATCAGATGTAGGCAGCATGAGAAAATTAATTGACCGCCTTATTCCGTATGGAACGATCAATACGTCTACTGTATTAAATTCCCCGGTGCCTTATCGGATTATTTTGCCTGATGAAGAGGGATATGAGTAA
- the polA gene encoding DNA polymerase I — translation MYRSRKGLSCLKKLVLIDGNSIAYRAFFALPLLNNEKGEYTNAVYGFTTMLLKVLEDEKPTHMLVAFDAGKSTFRHQTYAAYKGTRQKTPSELSGQIPMIHQVLDAFSIKRYEVDEYEADDIIGTAATNAAKEGFDVVVITGDKDLLQLVDDRVEVVLTKKGISEVDRYNREKVAERYGLEPKQIIDLKGLMGDSSDNIPGVPGVGEKTALKLLAEFHDVETVLDSIDAISGKKLKERLQENKDQALLSKKLATIALDVPLAETLDSFEYGGYEYKQVKEAFKELSFHSLLSRIDANGDEESAPQQLTELDFDIVEEPLPEHFSSPSALVVEVLAENYHQAEIAGIAVANEKGCFYFPTEKAVKSDAFRAFARSQEKKKWLFDAKRAVVALAWHGVDLNGVDFDLQMASYLLDPSLSSHEISDIATRKGTGGVAEDETVYGKGAKRSLPEETALAEHLCRKANAMFTLKSTLEDELAQNEQLELLKKLEMPLSVVLGRMEKEGVCVDREQLEEMGKDLSDRLNTLEGAIHKEAGEPFNINSPKQLGVILFEKLGLPPVKKTKTGYSTSADVLEKLAGTHPIIEHLLLYRQLGKLYSTYIEGLLKVIDKETGKVHTRFNQALTQTGRLSSTDPNLQNIPIRLEEGRKIRKAFVASKEGWKMVAADYSQIELRVLAHISGDERMKEAFLTGMDIHTKTAMDVFHVEREEVTDLMRRSAKAVNFGIVYGISDYGLSQSLGITRKEAKDFIDRYLASYPQVKAYMENVVKEAKEKGYVQTLLARRRYLPELKSRNFNQRSFAERTAMNTPIQGTAADIIKRAMVQMSEALEETGLKANMLLQVHDELIFEVAPDDVEPLKELVTEVMEQALELDVPLQVDVSSGNSWFDAK, via the coding sequence ATGTATAGATCGAGAAAGGGGCTCTCCTGCTTGAAAAAATTAGTGCTTATTGACGGCAACAGCATTGCTTACCGTGCATTTTTTGCGTTGCCGCTTTTAAATAATGAAAAAGGCGAATATACAAATGCCGTCTACGGCTTTACGACCATGTTGCTGAAAGTTCTCGAAGACGAAAAACCGACCCATATGCTCGTCGCCTTTGATGCAGGAAAATCGACGTTTCGCCATCAGACGTATGCAGCTTATAAAGGCACGAGGCAGAAAACGCCATCAGAGCTATCTGGGCAAATTCCAATGATTCACCAAGTGCTAGATGCGTTTTCGATTAAGCGTTATGAAGTAGACGAATACGAAGCAGACGACATTATCGGCACGGCGGCAACGAATGCAGCAAAAGAAGGTTTTGACGTTGTCGTCATTACAGGTGATAAAGATTTGCTTCAATTGGTTGATGACCGTGTTGAAGTCGTGCTGACGAAAAAAGGCATTTCTGAAGTCGATCGCTATAATCGCGAGAAAGTGGCTGAACGCTACGGGCTTGAACCGAAACAAATTATTGATTTAAAAGGGTTAATGGGCGATTCGTCTGATAACATTCCAGGTGTTCCCGGTGTAGGTGAGAAAACAGCGCTAAAATTGCTTGCTGAATTCCACGACGTAGAAACGGTGCTTGATTCGATTGATGCGATCTCTGGGAAAAAGCTGAAAGAACGTCTCCAAGAGAATAAAGACCAAGCCCTCCTTAGCAAAAAACTCGCCACAATTGCCCTTGACGTGCCACTTGCCGAAACGCTTGACTCGTTCGAGTATGGCGGATATGAGTATAAACAAGTTAAAGAAGCGTTTAAAGAGCTGTCTTTTCATTCGTTGCTTAGCCGCATTGACGCTAACGGCGATGAAGAAAGTGCGCCGCAGCAATTGACGGAACTGGATTTTGACATCGTTGAAGAACCGTTGCCTGAACATTTTTCCAGCCCATCAGCTTTAGTCGTCGAAGTGTTAGCGGAAAACTACCATCAAGCCGAAATTGCCGGTATAGCGGTGGCGAACGAGAAAGGCTGCTTTTATTTCCCGACTGAGAAAGCAGTGAAGTCAGACGCGTTTAGGGCATTTGCCCGTTCGCAAGAAAAAAAGAAATGGCTGTTTGACGCAAAGCGTGCTGTCGTCGCTTTAGCCTGGCATGGGGTTGACTTAAACGGCGTTGATTTTGACTTGCAAATGGCTTCCTATTTGCTCGATCCATCGCTGTCATCCCATGAAATTAGCGATATTGCTACCCGTAAAGGGACAGGTGGCGTGGCTGAAGATGAAACTGTATACGGCAAAGGAGCCAAGCGCTCTCTTCCAGAAGAGACCGCCCTTGCCGAACATCTTTGCCGTAAAGCCAATGCCATGTTTACGTTAAAAAGCACATTAGAAGATGAACTAGCGCAAAATGAGCAGCTTGAATTGCTCAAGAAGTTAGAAATGCCTTTGTCTGTTGTGCTTGGCCGTATGGAAAAAGAAGGTGTCTGTGTCGACCGAGAACAACTTGAGGAAATGGGCAAAGATTTATCGGACCGTCTGAACACTCTAGAAGGGGCGATCCATAAAGAAGCTGGAGAACCATTTAATATTAATTCACCGAAACAGCTTGGCGTTATCCTGTTTGAAAAATTAGGATTGCCGCCTGTGAAAAAAACAAAAACGGGTTATTCCACTAGTGCTGATGTATTGGAAAAACTTGCAGGCACACACCCAATTATTGAACATCTTCTCCTTTACCGGCAACTTGGCAAACTCTATTCAACATACATCGAAGGGTTGCTTAAAGTGATCGATAAGGAAACAGGCAAAGTCCATACCCGCTTTAATCAAGCTTTAACGCAAACGGGACGCCTTTCTTCGACAGACCCGAATTTGCAAAACATTCCTATCCGTCTAGAGGAAGGAAGAAAAATCCGCAAAGCATTCGTTGCCTCAAAGGAAGGCTGGAAAATGGTTGCGGCTGATTACTCGCAAATTGAGCTGCGTGTCCTCGCCCATATTTCTGGCGATGAACGAATGAAGGAGGCGTTTTTAACTGGGATGGACATCCATACAAAAACGGCAATGGATGTTTTCCATGTAGAACGCGAAGAAGTAACAGATTTGATGAGAAGGAGCGCGAAGGCCGTCAATTTTGGGATTGTCTACGGCATAAGCGATTATGGGCTCTCACAAAGCCTAGGCATTACGAGAAAAGAAGCGAAAGACTTTATTGACCGCTATTTAGCAAGTTATCCACAAGTAAAAGCTTATATGGAAAATGTGGTGAAAGAAGCAAAGGAAAAGGGGTATGTCCAAACACTGCTTGCGAGAAGGCGTTATTTGCCTGAACTGAAAAGCCGCAATTTCAACCAGCGCAGTTTTGCAGAACGGACAGCGATGAACACACCAATCCAAGGGACCGCAGCTGACATTATTAAACGGGCGATGGTGCAAATGAGTGAAGCGTTAGAGGAAACAGGACTTAAAGCAAACATGTTGCTCCAAGTCCATGACGAACTCATTTTTGAAGTGGCGCCTGACGATGTGGAACCGTTAAAAGAGCTTGTCACAGAAGTAATGGAACAGGCGCTTGAGCTTGATGTGCCTTTACAAGTGGATGTCTCTAGCGGAAATTCATGGTTTGACGCGAAATAA
- a CDS encoding glyceraldehyde-3-phosphate dehydrogenase, producing the protein MNVKMAINGFGRIGRMVFRKAFLEGKVDITAINASYPADTLAHLIKYDSIHGPFMADVFAKDGQLFVNGKKIELLAERDPRRLPWEELGIDIVIEATGKFKTKEAAGAHLQAGAKKVIITAPATGEDATIVVGVNESDYNPQEDHILSNASCTTNCLAPVAKVLDEKFGIESGMMTTVHSYTNDQKNIDNPHKDLRRARACGQSIIPTSTGAAKAISKVLPNLDGKLTGMALRVPTPNVSLVDLVVNLKTETTAEAINNAFWEASQGTLKGILGITDEPLVSIDFNGEEQSAVVDGQSTAVLNNRQAKVLAWYDNEWGYSCRVVDLMNHVAAQMSAKEEIHSAS; encoded by the coding sequence ATGAATGTGAAAATGGCAATCAACGGGTTTGGGCGAATTGGTCGAATGGTGTTTCGAAAAGCTTTTCTAGAAGGGAAAGTGGACATTACTGCGATTAATGCTTCTTACCCTGCAGACACATTGGCTCATTTAATCAAATACGATTCCATTCATGGGCCATTCATGGCCGACGTTTTTGCGAAAGATGGGCAGTTATTCGTAAATGGAAAGAAGATTGAATTGCTCGCTGAACGGGATCCGCGGCGTTTGCCTTGGGAAGAGTTAGGGATTGATATTGTCATTGAAGCAACCGGAAAATTTAAAACAAAAGAAGCGGCTGGCGCTCATTTGCAAGCAGGAGCGAAAAAGGTAATTATTACAGCTCCGGCAACGGGCGAAGATGCAACGATTGTCGTCGGTGTAAATGAAAGCGACTACAACCCACAGGAAGACCACATTCTCTCGAATGCCTCATGTACAACCAATTGCCTAGCCCCAGTTGCGAAAGTCCTCGACGAAAAATTTGGGATTGAATCAGGGATGATGACAACGGTGCATTCGTATACGAATGACCAGAAAAACATTGACAACCCTCATAAAGATTTGCGTCGAGCCCGTGCATGTGGACAGTCCATCATCCCGACATCGACTGGAGCAGCTAAGGCCATATCGAAAGTGTTGCCGAATTTGGACGGCAAACTAACAGGAATGGCGCTCCGTGTGCCAACGCCAAATGTTTCGTTAGTTGATTTAGTTGTGAATTTAAAAACAGAAACTACTGCAGAAGCCATTAACAATGCCTTTTGGGAAGCTTCACAAGGGACGCTTAAAGGCATCTTAGGAATTACAGATGAACCCCTCGTTTCAATCGACTTTAATGGCGAGGAACAATCGGCGGTTGTAGACGGTCAATCAACGGCAGTTTTAAACAATCGCCAGGCAAAAGTCCTTGCTTGGTATGATAATGAATGGGGCTATTCATGCAGAGTAGTGGATTTAATGAATCATGTCGCAGCCCAGATGTCGGCAAAAGAAGAAATCCATTCTGCGTCGTAA
- the ytaF gene encoding sporulation membrane protein YtaF — protein sequence MATLVMLAAAVSLDSFGVGFAYGTRRIKIPLISLLFIAACSGVSILIAMSVGSAFSMWLSPDVAELLGAIILIGLGCWAVYAAYRPKKERRPSVKQTKMDFTIRLFGFVIHILREPESADIDRSGTVTGKEALLLGLALSLDAFGAGIGAALMGLSPLGLATCTAILSALFVTLGMTFGYRTARLKWVQKMAFIPGCLLLIIGVMKL from the coding sequence TTGGCAACATTGGTTATGCTGGCCGCAGCAGTTAGCCTTGATAGTTTTGGCGTCGGGTTTGCCTATGGCACTCGTCGTATCAAAATACCACTTATATCGCTTTTATTTATTGCAGCTTGTTCAGGTGTCTCTATTTTAATCGCTATGTCAGTTGGTTCAGCCTTTTCGATGTGGTTGTCGCCTGATGTGGCCGAATTGCTCGGGGCGATCATTTTAATAGGCCTTGGCTGTTGGGCTGTTTATGCAGCATACCGGCCGAAAAAAGAGCGAAGGCCGAGTGTTAAACAGACGAAAATGGATTTTACGATTCGCTTATTCGGGTTTGTTATCCATATTTTACGGGAACCGGAAAGCGCCGACATCGACCGTTCCGGCACAGTGACTGGAAAAGAAGCCCTTTTACTTGGCCTCGCCCTATCACTTGATGCCTTTGGCGCTGGGATTGGCGCTGCGTTAATGGGCCTTTCCCCTCTTGGCCTTGCTACATGTACGGCTATTTTAAGCGCCTTGTTTGTCACACTAGGAATGACGTTCGGCTACCGGACAGCACGGTTGAAGTGGGTGCAGAAAATGGCCTTCATTCCAGGTTGCTTGCTGCTCATTATCGGCGTGATGAAATTGTAG
- the speD gene encoding adenosylmethionine decarboxylase gives MDTMGRHVISELWGCDTNKLNNMEFIEQVFVNAALRAGAEVREVAFHKFAPQGVSGVVIISESHLTIHSFPEHGYASIDVYTCGPVIDPNVAAEFIARELDATTSEVLELPRGMGPIKPEKRLSHSAVK, from the coding sequence ATGGATACAATGGGACGTCATGTCATTTCTGAGCTTTGGGGTTGTGACACAAACAAGTTAAACAACATGGAATTTATTGAACAAGTATTTGTAAATGCAGCTTTAAGAGCCGGAGCAGAAGTGAGGGAAGTAGCGTTTCATAAGTTTGCCCCACAAGGGGTGAGCGGAGTTGTGATCATTTCTGAGTCGCATTTAACGATTCACAGTTTCCCGGAACATGGCTATGCGAGCATAGACGTTTATACATGTGGTCCAGTTATAGACCCAAACGTTGCAGCTGAGTTTATTGCAAGAGAATTGGATGCAACAACAAGCGAAGTGCTTGAATTGCCACGAGGAATGGGACCGATTAAGCCTGAAAAACGATTAAGCCACAGTGCTGTTAAATAA
- a CDS encoding response regulator transcription factor → MAKRILVVDDEPSISTLLQYNLEQAGFEVETKLDGQAGFDRAKEADFDLIILDLMLPGMDGMDVCRQLRQEQIFVPILMLTAKDDEFDKVLGLELGADDYMTKPFSPREVTARVRAILRRIEQTGGAVAKNEQGKGKSIQIADLTIYPQNYEVYVKKELLTLTPKEFELLVYLADHKGRVLTRDQLLNAVWNYEFVGDTRIVDVHISHLRDKIEPNSKKPVYIKTIRGLGYKLEEPAKNE, encoded by the coding sequence ATGGCAAAGCGGATACTCGTAGTTGATGACGAACCGTCCATCTCGACGCTCTTGCAATACAATTTAGAGCAAGCGGGCTTTGAAGTCGAAACCAAATTGGATGGCCAAGCAGGTTTTGACCGAGCAAAAGAAGCAGATTTTGACCTCATTATCCTGGACCTCATGCTCCCTGGAATGGATGGCATGGATGTATGTCGGCAGCTAAGACAAGAACAAATTTTTGTGCCGATTCTCATGCTTACCGCCAAAGATGATGAGTTTGATAAAGTTCTTGGCTTAGAACTTGGGGCTGACGATTATATGACAAAGCCGTTCTCGCCACGGGAAGTGACCGCGCGGGTGCGGGCAATCCTTCGTCGAATTGAACAAACAGGCGGAGCCGTAGCGAAGAATGAGCAAGGAAAAGGCAAAAGCATTCAAATTGCCGATTTGACGATTTACCCGCAAAACTACGAAGTTTATGTTAAAAAAGAACTGCTCACATTAACGCCAAAAGAATTTGAACTGCTTGTTTATTTGGCAGACCATAAAGGGCGGGTGCTTACACGAGATCAGCTTCTGAACGCTGTATGGAACTATGAATTTGTTGGCGATACGCGAATTGTGGATGTGCATATTAGCCACCTCCGCGACAAGATTGAGCCTAATTCTAAAAAACCAGTCTATATTAAAACGATTCGCGGCCTTGGCTATAAGCTAGAGGAACCGGCAAAGAATGAATAA
- the mutM gene encoding DNA-formamidopyrimidine glycosylase, translating into MPELPEVETVRRTLLQLVKNKTIADVDVGWPKMIKEPDDVERFVQLLKGQTIEDIGRRGKFLLFVLNDYVLVSHLRMEGRYGLYQPTDEKTKHTHVVFSFTDGSELRYADVRKFGTMHLFAKGAEHVAMPLAQLGVEPFSEQFTVELLEQAYAKTTRAIKTALLDQKTVVGLGNIYVDEALFRSGIHPERTASSLSKEEYQNLHKEIKRTLKEAIEAGGSSIKSYVNGQGEIGMFQQQLHVYGRKQQPCHHCDTVIEKIVVGGRGTHYCPNCQPRW; encoded by the coding sequence ATGCCAGAATTACCGGAAGTAGAAACGGTACGCCGAACACTTTTGCAGTTGGTTAAGAACAAGACCATTGCGGACGTCGACGTCGGCTGGCCGAAAATGATTAAGGAACCAGATGATGTAGAACGTTTTGTACAGCTATTAAAGGGGCAAACAATCGAAGACATTGGGCGCAGAGGCAAATTTTTGCTGTTTGTGCTGAACGACTATGTACTTGTCTCCCATTTGCGGATGGAAGGACGCTATGGTTTGTATCAACCAACTGACGAAAAAACGAAGCATACGCATGTCGTGTTTTCATTTACAGATGGGTCTGAATTACGTTATGCGGATGTGCGCAAATTCGGTACGATGCATTTGTTTGCTAAAGGGGCCGAACACGTTGCCATGCCCCTTGCCCAGCTAGGCGTTGAACCTTTTTCCGAACAGTTTACGGTCGAATTGCTGGAACAAGCGTATGCAAAAACCACAAGAGCGATTAAAACAGCATTGCTTGACCAGAAAACAGTCGTCGGGCTCGGCAATATTTATGTCGATGAAGCGCTCTTTCGTTCAGGGATCCATCCTGAGCGGACGGCCTCGTCACTGTCGAAGGAAGAGTATCAGAACCTTCATAAGGAAATTAAAAGAACGCTTAAAGAAGCGATTGAGGCAGGGGGCAGCTCGATAAAATCGTATGTAAATGGCCAAGGGGAAATAGGCATGTTCCAACAACAGCTCCATGTTTATGGCCGTAAACAACAACCGTGCCATCATTGCGACACAGTGATTGAAAAGATAGTCGTTGGCGGGCGCGGAACCCACTATTGCCCTAATTGCCAACCACGGTGGTGA
- the coaE gene encoding dephospho-CoA kinase (Dephospho-CoA kinase (CoaE) performs the final step in coenzyme A biosynthesis.), with the protein MRIGLTGGIASGKSLVATYLEKQGIPVVDADKLARQVVEPGEPALAQIVATFGQNVLQTDGTLDRKQLGAIIFGDEQKRKQLNQIVHPAVRQLMKKQAELYEQRGYTRVVLDIPLLYESNLFHMVNQVWLVYVDEATQLRRLIERDGLTETEANQRIAAQMPLTAKKAQADVLIDNNGTKENTYRQVDNALAKTAHE; encoded by the coding sequence ATGAGAATTGGCTTAACTGGCGGGATTGCCAGCGGGAAATCGCTTGTGGCAACCTATTTGGAGAAACAGGGCATTCCGGTTGTTGATGCAGATAAACTTGCACGTCAGGTTGTAGAGCCTGGCGAGCCGGCGCTTGCCCAAATCGTCGCGACATTTGGCCAAAACGTTCTCCAGACTGACGGCACGTTAGACCGGAAACAGTTAGGGGCGATCATTTTTGGTGATGAACAAAAAAGGAAGCAGTTGAATCAAATCGTTCATCCAGCTGTACGGCAATTGATGAAAAAACAGGCCGAACTATACGAACAAAGGGGCTACACTCGAGTTGTTCTCGACATTCCCTTGTTATACGAAAGCAACTTGTTTCATATGGTCAACCAAGTTTGGCTCGTTTATGTAGACGAAGCAACTCAGCTTCGGCGTTTGATTGAGCGAGATGGCTTAACTGAAACAGAGGCAAATCAACGAATTGCTGCGCAAATGCCATTAACCGCCAAAAAAGCACAGGCCGACGTGCTCATAGACAATAATGGAACGAAGGAAAACACCTATCGACAAGTAGACAATGCGTTGGCTAAGACCGCCCACGAATAG
- the pnpS gene encoding two-component system histidine kinase PnpS produces the protein MNKLRNRFIFSIMLVITLVLLVLGLTLGSWSNERYVDFVSERVKNEAALAVWAVMREGYPSGAQAQQIAEEIGAEIEARLTIIDAEGNVIGDSWADPKKMENHLDRPEIQRARLDDELELRFSETIGEELLYYALPLEEGREMFGYVRVGVSVEPLNQMNRTVWTVIGVSFLGAFIFILFLITRITKQIIHPIDQATKAAIRLAEGDYQTRTYEDHHKELGLLGRSINALAYNLEQLSRRHQAQQDRMAALIDHMGSALLFMNVRGDVVLLNQTTEQVFEVDSSDWLSKPYYHVFPSQPLIQFVQLVYMTEKKQRSLIEWTKHFSTRVYDVYGAPVMADSGRLRGVTLVMHDITEQKKLEQVRKDFVANVSHELKTPVTSIKGFAETLLDGAIDDPVLSKQFTEIIWKESDRLQMLIVDLLELSKIENAQFKLDLEDMSLKDITEDVFELVRGKAEEKDMHLHIQEQGSSVIEGDWQRLKQVVLNLVSNAIAYTPSGGHVTVTLKEQRDAVVLKVQDTGIGIDPKETLRIFERFYRVDRARSRNSGGTGLGLAIVKHLAEAHHAKIEVQSEEGKGTEFSLTFPKKQPRTL, from the coding sequence ATGAATAAACTCCGCAACCGTTTTATTTTCAGCATTATGCTCGTTATCACGCTTGTTCTCCTAGTATTAGGATTAACGCTTGGTTCCTGGTCAAACGAGCGCTATGTTGACTTTGTTTCAGAGCGTGTTAAAAATGAAGCCGCACTGGCCGTTTGGGCAGTTATGCGCGAGGGCTATCCAAGTGGCGCGCAAGCCCAGCAAATTGCAGAAGAAATTGGTGCTGAAATTGAAGCACGGCTAACGATCATTGATGCTGAAGGGAACGTCATTGGCGATTCATGGGCTGATCCGAAAAAAATGGAAAACCATCTCGATCGTCCAGAAATCCAGCGAGCTCGCCTCGATGATGAATTGGAGTTGCGCTTTAGTGAAACGATTGGTGAAGAATTGCTTTATTACGCACTTCCTTTAGAAGAAGGCAGGGAAATGTTCGGCTATGTCCGTGTCGGTGTGTCTGTAGAGCCATTGAACCAAATGAATCGGACGGTATGGACGGTTATTGGCGTCAGCTTTTTAGGAGCATTCATTTTTATTTTGTTTTTAATTACACGCATTACCAAACAAATTATCCATCCAATTGACCAAGCGACCAAAGCGGCTATTCGCCTAGCTGAGGGTGATTATCAGACTAGGACGTATGAAGATCACCATAAAGAACTTGGGCTGTTAGGCCGTTCTATTAATGCGCTTGCGTATAACTTGGAGCAATTATCAAGACGCCACCAGGCACAGCAAGACCGAATGGCTGCGCTCATTGACCATATGGGAAGTGCGCTCTTGTTTATGAATGTTCGTGGCGATGTGGTGCTGCTGAACCAAACGACGGAGCAAGTTTTTGAAGTCGATAGCAGTGATTGGCTTTCAAAACCATACTACCATGTATTTCCGAGCCAACCCCTTATCCAGTTTGTGCAATTGGTTTATATGACAGAGAAGAAACAGCGAAGTCTAATCGAATGGACGAAGCATTTTTCAACTCGCGTCTATGATGTATACGGCGCACCGGTGATGGCAGATTCAGGTAGGCTCAGAGGTGTAACGCTTGTCATGCATGACATTACTGAACAGAAAAAGCTAGAGCAAGTTCGCAAAGACTTTGTTGCCAACGTTTCCCATGAGTTAAAAACGCCCGTTACATCGATTAAAGGTTTTGCAGAAACGCTCCTTGACGGGGCTATAGACGATCCTGTGCTTTCGAAACAGTTTACGGAAATCATATGGAAAGAAAGCGACAGGCTGCAAATGCTGATCGTCGATTTGTTGGAGCTGTCGAAAATTGAGAATGCCCAGTTTAAGCTTGATTTGGAAGACATGTCACTGAAAGACATTACGGAAGATGTGTTTGAACTAGTGCGGGGCAAAGCTGAAGAAAAAGACATGCACTTGCATATACAAGAACAAGGCAGCTCCGTGATTGAAGGGGATTGGCAACGGCTGAAGCAAGTCGTTTTGAACCTAGTTTCCAATGCGATCGCCTATACGCCATCAGGCGGCCATGTAACGGTCACACTCAAAGAACAAAGGGACGCTGTTGTTCTAAAAGTGCAAGATACAGGAATTGGCATCGACCCAAAAGAAACATTGCGGATTTTTGAACGTTTTTACCGAGTTGACCGGGCGAGAAGCCGCAATTCGGGAGGGACGGGTTTGGGCCTTGCAATCGTTAAGCATTTGGCCGAAGCGCACCATGCAAAAATAGAAGTGCAGAGCGAAGAGGGCAAAGGAACCGAGTTTTCCTTGACGTTCCCAAAAAAACAGCCAAGAACACTTTAA